cgatctttacgtcctgaccatttcgagactcctcgtcatgtccccgatctcatccgggactccgaactaccttcggtacatcaaaacacataaactcataatataaccgtcatcgaactttaagcgtgcggaccctacgggttcaagaactatgtagacatgaccaagacacgtctccggtcaataaccaatagcggaacctggatgctcatattggctcccacatattctacgaagatctttatcggtcagaccgcataacaacatacgttgttccctttgtcatcggtatgttacttgcccgagattcgatcatcggtatctcaatacctagttcaatctcgttactggcaagtctctttactcgttctgtaatacatcatcccgcaactaactcattagttgcaacgcttgcaaggcttatagtgatgtgcattaccgagtgggcccagagatacctctctgacaatcgaagtgacaaatcctaatctcgaaatatgccaacccaacaagtaccttcgaagacacctgtagagcacctttataatcacccagttacgttgtgacgtttggtagcatacaaagtgttcctccggtaaacgggagttgcataatctcatagtcataggaacatgtataagtcatgaagaagcaatagcagaatactaaacgatcgtgtgctaagctaacggaatgggtcaagtgaatcatatcattctcctaatgatgtgatcccgttaatcaaatgaaaactcatgtctatggttaggaaacataaccatctttgatcaacgagctagtcaagtagaggcatactagtgacactttgtttgtctatgtattcacacaagtattatgtttctggttaatacaattctagcatgaataataaacatttatcatgatataaggaaataaataataactttattattgcctctagggcatatttccttcatgcacaCCCATAGTTGGGCCTATGATGCATGGGTCATCTGATCTCCAAGGTATGGCCCGCTCCTTGCGAAATGGTATGCAAACACACCCCACCACCACCGAGTTAAGAGGGTCATCTCGATTGTCCAACGACGATGGTCAGAGAGGAGATGCCGGTGCCACGAGAGGAGTGGAGGGAAGTGGAGGTTAGTGGTGATGGTCAGCATGAGGCGAAGGGGAGGAAAGAGACGTGAGAAAATCCATCCAAAATGGAATATAATTGTTTGGTTTTAAGGGCGTGCACAACATGGCGCCTCCGTGTCAGGTCTGGATGAGGCAAACATCGGCTGAAGAGGAGAGGAGAGCATGAGGCAAACATCGGCTGGCAACTAGCCGCTATTGATTCGAATTCATGATGGCGAAGTACGAGCACATATAGTAGGTAGAATTATGTATAAGTTTAGTTAGCAGTAAAGTCGGTCCAATCCATTCATTTTTCTTAGCAAAGCAGTCCATTTATTTAATGTTTGAAAACTCCGAAATTTCACACAAAACCGCAAGATCATCCTTGCACAAAAAAGACCATCATACGGTAATTTGTTTGCCAACATATTTCACTCCTCTAAGTCTTTGTATCAACATTCAAGTATCTAATCATTGTCTTGCTTTGTGAGATAATTCTCTTTCTTAAAAATACCCTCATCTTGCTCATTGTATATCATAATGACAATTTGAAGTAAAATTGTGAAAACTCTCTTTGGTAACCGATTGTGTGTGACGATTGACTATGAAGTGTATGAGCCCTTTTACTTTCCCCACCATGCTTCAAGGGGTTAATCTTTTTACGACAAATGGTGTTCTATTTTTTATGTCATATGCTCTTTTGTATCATTTTAGGTTAGTTATAATAATTGTTAAAAGCATGCATCAAAAACTGTAGAAAAGGCAAACATACTTTAGGAGTACCCCATGTAAACAGAGCTtgccgttttgattttttttgaaaaactctgCTCATGGACTTTTTTTGAACAACTACAAAACCATATGGATATGACTAAACTCCTACTCACCTTTAACCTCGATGGAGTATCAATCCCATAGCGTCCTCTGCCGCCTTTTTCCAACAATGACAATGAGACTCCAATATCCCGCCCTCGGTGATGATGAGCTTCTCAAGTTTTCTGATTCACCGTGGTCGTGTACACCTACAAACCAAAATGGCGGCGGCGACAGTAGCACCTCTGGCCGTTTGGGCTCTCAGTTCTTTGGCTTCAGATCCGGCGACCGTGACTTCGTCTTCGAGATGTTTGGCAACGATGACTTCCCGTCCGCGGGGCTACAGTGGCGCGCCATCGGCCGATCCTGGAGGTTGGAGAAGTGTGAGATCCCAGGGACCTGGTTGTAATTTCTTTCTTTTTCAAGGGTGTCTTGTACTGCTGGTCTGTGGTTAATAGATCTGAGGGTCTTTTCGTAAAAAAAGAGATACACCTACAAACCAAAGCGGGTGGCTAAGCCGGTGCAACAGGAATAGTCAATTCAATTCCACTACCAATGCAACCATCACCGTCGAACACGCCTTCCTCATTTCCTTCTCATCCCGGACTCCCCTCCCAACCACACCCCCCTTCCCACGTGCGCGGTGTCTTCACTTTTCTTCGCGCCACCCACGTGTCTTCCAGGCAAATGTTTTCTCATTTTAATTGTCAACATACTTTCTACTGTTTGCAAAATTTACAGTTCAAAATTATGCAATGAAGACTGAAAAGGGGTCGAACGAGGATTAAGTCTGAAGTATTCCGAGACAAAGGAAGACACATAAACCTGCTCGGAGTACAACAAAAAACTCAAAGAGCCCTCGGTAACCCCGCCGGAACCCCCAAACCcttccgcccccgcccccgcccccgccccctacATTCCGATGGCGACGGCGGTGTCGGCGCCCGTCTCCACGGCCACGGTGCGGGTCTCCAATATCCCGCCCTCCGCCGTTGCGAAGGAGCTCCTAGCATTCTTCGATTCCGCTGTCGCCGGTGCCGGCGAAGCCTACGCCTGCGAGATCGCCGCCGCCCGACGCGGCTGGTTAAGTCGAGGCGATGGGAGCGTCCAGTTCGATTCCACCGCCACCGCAATCCTCGCCGCCGAACTCGCCTCCTCCGGTCGCCTACCCCGCTTTCTCGGCTCCCTCCTCCCCGTCTCCCCTGCCCCCGCGGACCTTCTCCCCCGCGCGCCCGACCTTTCTCTCCGCGTGGCCGACGCCCGCCTCCTTGTCGGCAACCGCGTGGCCGAGCGCGAATTCGAGGCGGCCGACACTTGGGACAGCGTCCGCGTGGAGGTCatcccggggaagcggcgcatcgacCTGTACCTCAATCACGATTCCCAGAGGTACAGGCTTGAGGTGTTCTTCGAGGACATCAGGAACTGCTACCAGTGCAGCTTCGATGGGGCCGGCGCCATCTTGCTTCAGGTAGCTGCTCAcggtgtttattttttatttttaacgTTGAAGACTGCAGGAGAGGCTCCTACAGTCATATATTAATAAAAAAAAGTACAAGGGTGTGGTGGGGCTTTTGCCCCAATCACAGTGTACTAGGGTTCAGAGGTATAAGTGATTACAGGGGATTAAAGTAGTTTGGCTAGCCCTAGGCAATCTCTCTGGCAAATTCAGTAATGAACCCTAGCAGCTCAGATTTTGTCCTGTGTTGCAACAACAAGAAATCTTCTCTGAATCTTGACAACCAGGACCTGTGGGAAGGCGTCACTCCTCTGAAGATGAGGTTATTCCTCTCCTTCCAGATCGACCACGCTGCTGTGGTGAACACTTCCATGATCATGGGTTTGGACCAAGTTTGTTTAGCCGCTGCCATCCAGTCAAACCTATCTCCTTCTGTTGCCCAGGTCAACCCAACTGAAGTCCAGCACGTGTAGGAGAAACTGCAGGTATAGAACAAATGTTCCAGAGTTTCTTCTTGTTGGGTTTGGCAGAGCACACAGTAGTCTGTCCTGTCTGTCGATGAGCCCACTACATAATGCCTACGGTTGAGCATGTTCTTGGTGTTTTAATCTGTCGGGCAAGAGGAGCCACGCAAAAACCCTTAGCTTCATTGTACACCACGACTTCCAAATCCACCGAAAAGCCTGATCAGCCGTAACATTTTCAAAGCAGAACTTGTAATATCTGGACGATGAATATTTGGGCCCCCATGTGTATGTCCAAACATCTCTCTGCTCTAGGTCTATCTGACACTCAGCGGTCACCAGCTGCAAATCCCACGCTTCTTGTGTCGCCTGTGGAGACAGAGGCAGAAAGAAGACCACTTCTGCACTTTTCGCGCTTAGGATTTCATGGACAGTCACTTCTTCAGATATAGCATAGGAGTGTGCTCTTGGCAATCCTTCTTGGAAGATTACCTTGCACCATTTATCTTTCCAAAATAGTGTGCTGGAGCCATCCCCTATTTTAACCGTGGAGATTCCTCTGAAGATAGGAGACAGCGACATTACTTCTCTCCACCAGAACGACCCGCATGGTCCAGTGGCGTGCGGGATTCTGTCCACATAGTACGTGTCCCAGATCAAGGTCACCCATGGCAAATCGTGTCTTTTATAGAATTTGTCTGAGAACTTGAGCAAGCAGTTTGGTTATTAGCTTCAGACAACAGTTTAGCAGTGTGATGGGGTGAAAATCTTTTGCTGTCTGGGGCGAGTGGATCTTCAGAATGAGAATGATGAACCCGGTGTTTATGCTTTCAAGATTGAGTTCTCCTGCGTGGAAATCATGACAAAGCTGATAAAAGCCAGGTTTGATTATATGCTAGCATGATTTGGTAAAGTGACCACTAAACCCATCCGGCCCTGGAGCTCTGCCGGCCGGCATGGTTCCAACCACCTCATCAATTTCCGCCCTAGTCAATGGGACATAAAGTTCTTTCAGTCCATCAATCTTGGTAATGATAGAGCCTGGGTCGAATTTCTGATTTGGAGGCGAAGATTCCCCCAATCTTTCTTTAAACGCATTGAGCAGTATCCCTTTGTTGCCTGCGTGGTTCTCAATTTCAGTGCCATCGGGTAATTTCAGCATGGCGATGAAGTTATTTCGGTATCGCTCTGTGGCCATCCGGTGGAAATTTTTCGTAGTTTCCTCTCCAAAACGAATAACCCTGACAATGCATCTTTTTCTCTAGTGTTGGTTCTGAATGTTCAGAGGCTGCAGTAGGTGAGTTTTTAGAATTCGCCTGAAGTTCGATTCTGGGGTTGTGAGTGTTCTCAGGTTTTCAATTTCATCCAGCtcgttaacggcccattcagtgttTTGGATCAGCACTTTGAGACGTGAGAGGCCTTTACTCCACTTCTTAAGGGTGTACCTTAGTCTTCTCATTTTCTGGCAAATCCTGGCTGCACTATTATGCAAATAACTTGGTTTGGACCAAGAAGTATTCACCACATCAAAGAAGCCTCTGTGCTGCACCCAGTAAGATTCTAACCTGAAAATTTTGCTTGCGGGGATCGATGATCCTATACTGACCAAACAAGGCGTGTGGTCGGGGATTGGTTTGGCCATGGCAGTAACCTTGGTATTAGGATATACTGAAGTCCAATTGTTAGACGTGAAGAACCAGTCGAGTTGGTCACCATGTTGCTGTGATACTTCTGTTTTTCCTGTGTACATTATATATTAGTCAGACGTTGCGGTTATAGGGCGAAGTAGAAATTTGAAGAAGGAAGCTCTAGATGTACTTCCTCCCTCAATACTTGCGCGAGCTGAAAAATTGGCAAGTTCTCGAGCCAGTAAAATAGAGTGAACCATCACAGTGGTCTGGTTTGCAATTATGCGTTAGAGCCCATAATGTAAGATGGATAGTGGTGCAACTTTTATTTCCACTCCTATAAATATCTCAGTTGGTGGTTACTAATTGGAGTGAAATGAATATGAAGCTTATCTACACATCACCGTTACTTTTCTAAATTTACTGATTGCCATACTTCTTAGACTATAAGTTGGTGAGGCGCAACACTCTTTTAATTCTTTCTATAATTCTGAAGTTGGTAAAATATATATTATCTTGACTAATGTTAATTTACTATTTGTTTCAGCTCATGTATGCACCAAGGATATGCACAACAATTTCTGGGCCTGCAGTTTATTCAAGGTTCTCAGATGACCGCTTTCATGCATGCAAGGAGGATGCAAAATTTACCTGGGTCAGAGCACTAGATTTTACACGCAACCACTCTTTTGGGAAGTGTTCAACTCTTGCCCTCGTACTTGATGAAGGTGCACCAGTGTCATTTATTCTCAACAGCTTGCCTTTGTCAGGAGAATTAGGGGAATTGGTCATTTCTTCAATGGAATTTTTTGGCCCATCGTCCAAAGTCGTTCCCCTTGTTGACTGCCCAAGTGGTTGTTCAGTGTCGTATGAAGTTCTGTTTCGTCTAAATTCTCTTGTTCACATGGGGAAGATAGTTGCCAAGGATGTTAATGCTGATCTGTTTAGAGCTCTTCAAGAAATACCAGTTCATATTTCAAGGAGGGTTTTTGAGAAAATGAGCAAGCTAGAGTTTACATGCTATGAACCTTTGCGATTTATCCAGCAGGAGGCTCATAGCAGGAAGAGGGGCCAAGATGCTTTGCTTTCCAGTAAGACTGAAGGTGAAGGAAAGTTAATGATGTGTTACAGAATTCACATCACTCCATCCAAAATATACTGCTTGGGACCTGAGGAAGAAGTTTCAAATTATGTGGTTAAGCATCACAAACAGTATGCTTCTGACTTTGCtagagttacttttgtcgacgaagACTGGAGTAAGCTCTTTCCAGATGCTATCTCAGCTAGAACTGGACGAGGGTTCTTTTCTCAGCCCTTGAAAACTGGCCTATATTATCGTATTTTATCCATCCTGAAAGAAGGATTTTCCATTGGTCCAAAGAAGTATGAATTCCTGGCCTTCTCAGCAAGTCAACTTCGTGGAAGTTCTGTTTGGATGCTTGCTTCTAATGATTCCCTGAAGGCCGAGGATATAAGAAGGTGGATGGGCAACTTTGAAGATATTCGTTCAGTATCTAAGTGTGCGGCTAGAATGGGCCAGCTGTTCAGCTCCTCCAGACAAACACTTGAAATCCTACCACGGGATGTAGAAGAGATTCCAGATATTGAAGTCACAACTGATGGCAGTAAATACATATTTTCTGATGGTATCGGGAAGATCTCTGAGAGACTTGCTAAAGAAATGGCTTGCCGAATTGGATTAGACTATACTAACCCTCCTTCAGCTTTTCAAATAAGGTATGGTGGCTACAAAGGAGTTGTTGCTGTGGACCCTGATTCCTTTCGTAATCTTTCTCTGCGACCTAGTATGAAGAAATTCGAATCAAAGAGCAGAATGTTTAACATTACAAGTACCAGCAAATCCCAACCATGCTATATGAATCGTGAAGTTATCTCTCTCCTTTCAACTTtggggataagagatgagatattTGAGTCGATGCAACAAAATGATATGCATGAATTAGATGAAATGCTGACCAACAGAGAAGCTGCTCTCTCTGTTCTGGGGAAAATTGGTAGTGCAGAAACAAAGACAGCATCGAAAATTTTACTGCAAGGCTATGAACCAAGTTTAGAGCCTTACCTGTTGATGATTCTTAAGGCCCATCAGGATAATAGGCTGACTGACATAAGAACTAGATGTAAGATTCATGTTCCAAAAGGCCGTGTTCTTATTGGTTGTTTGGATGAAACAGGTGAATTAGAATATGGTCAAGTGTACATCAGAATTACAAAGAACAGCAAAGAGCAGAAGGATAATTGTCAGCCATATTTTGCTGAAGATAATGGGAAAGAGAAAACAGCAGTTGTTGTTGGAAAAGTTGCAGTATCGAAAAATCCTTGTCTCCATCCTGGTGACATCAGAGTACTTGAAGCTGTCTATGACCATGGTTTGTACGCTAAGAACCTGGTTGATTGTGTTGTCTTCCCCCAAAGAGGAGAAAGGTAATGTCGTATGTTATACTGAAACTGAAAGACGATCATCTAGAGTTTATATTGCTCTGGTAATGCCTTCAGAGGCGCTCAAATCTCTATTGAAGTGTTTGTCAGCGTGTTCGTTTCCATGTTAAATTGATATCCAGTCATGTTACGTACTTACATCTCTACCTATTGATGAATGTTGCCAATGCTTGCTTTCTCCTTCAATTAATCTTTGATGTTTAATAGGCCTCGTCCATATAGACTTTAATCTTTGATGTTAATCAGGCCTCATCCAAATGAATGCTCCGGGGGCGATTTGGACGGTGACCTCTATTTTATCACTTGGGATGAGAAACTGATTCCAGAGAAGGTTGATTTACCTATGGACTACACTGCAGCAAGGCCACGCATAATGGATCATGTTGTTACACTTGAGGTATATTCCTCACTGTTTATTCATTTTAATTTCTCTTACTAGGTTGTTGCTGCTAATTTTTACCGAAGATTGTTTTATTTGACTAATATCAATTTTTATACTTGCAATTGCAAATATAATCAAAATCTCAGTTTTTTACAATCTGTAGCATTTCAATAATACTAAAAGAAAATGTGCGCTTCGCCGCATGTTTTCCATATTTATGCCATGTTTCCTGTTGTAAATCATCA
This region of Triticum aestivum cultivar Chinese Spring chromosome 2D, IWGSC CS RefSeq v2.1, whole genome shotgun sequence genomic DNA includes:
- the LOC123053576 gene encoding probable RNA-dependent RNA polymerase 2 gives rise to the protein MATAVSAPVSTATVRVSNIPPSAVAKELLAFFDSAVAGAGEAYACEIAAARRGWLSRGDGSVQFDSTATAILAAELASSGRLPRFLGSLLPVSPAPADLLPRAPDLSLRVADARLLVGNRVAEREFEAADTWDSVRVEVIPGKRRIDLYLNHDSQRYRLEVFFEDIRNCYQCSFDGAGAILLQLMYAPRICTTISGPAVYSRFSDDRFHACKEDAKFTWVRALDFTRNHSFGKCSTLALVLDEGAPVSFILNSLPLSGELGELVISSMEFFGPSSKVVPLVDCPSGCSVSYEVLFRLNSLVHMGKIVAKDVNADLFRALQEIPVHISRRVFEKMSKLEFTCYEPLRFIQQEAHSRKRGQDALLSSKTEGEGKLMMCYRIHITPSKIYCLGPEEEVSNYVVKHHKQYASDFARVTFVDEDWSKLFPDAISARTGRGFFSQPLKTGLYYRILSILKEGFSIGPKKYEFLAFSASQLRGSSVWMLASNDSLKAEDIRRWMGNFEDIRSVSKCAARMGQLFSSSRQTLEILPRDVEEIPDIEVTTDGSKYIFSDGIGKISERLAKEMACRIGLDYTNPPSAFQIRYGGYKGVVAVDPDSFRNLSLRPSMKKFESKSRMFNITSTSKSQPCYMNREVISLLSTLGIRDEIFESMQQNDMHELDEMLTNREAALSVLGKIGSAETKTASKILLQGYEPSLEPYLLMILKAHQDNRLTDIRTRCKIHVPKGRVLIGCLDETGELEYGQVYIRITKNSKEQKDNCQPYFAEDNGKEKTAVVVGKVAVSKNPCLHPGDIRVLEAVYDHGLYAKNLVDCVVFPQRGERPHPNECSGGDLDGDLYFITWDEKLIPEKVDLPMDYTAARPRIMDHVVTLEEIQKYFVDYMINDSLGAISTAHLVHADRHPMKARSPECLQLAALHSMAVDFAKTGAPAEMPRSLRPKEYPDFMERWDKPTYISNGALGKLYRAAASRMQSAPAPSSLAQSSPAFDPDLEVPGFEEFLASAEECYDMYAEKLSTLMSYYGAEHEDEILTGNIRNRLLYLKKDNKRYFEMKDRIIDSVDGLHKEVQGWFTNRPKAEASRRASAWYRVTYHPEHRRPGKKQFWSFPWIVCDELLKIKESSKRCRQQVDGAAA